In the Nitrospirales bacterium LBB_01 genome, one interval contains:
- a CDS encoding insulinase family protein, with protein MYKKGYLENGTPIVTEKVAGVRSVSIGIWVKVGARFERREKNGISHFIEHMFFKGTQKRTQEQIASEIDYLGGDLNAFTTRENTTYYVKVLKEHVNEAVEILADIYMNSLFREQDIHKEQEIISEEIKMVEDTPDDYIHDLFYTDIWGQSGLGLPVLGTQETVREITRNDITSHLSAHYGTQDVVISCAGNINHEAMLALLNSKIGAVRADSNQAAEGKVYEKPPFSASLKVYKKDFSEVHICMGIEGVKQNSTLRYPFLILNTIYGAGVSSRLFQEVREKRGLAYSIFSFLSSYSDTGVFGVYAATGKKKYVEVIDTIIKEMDSLKNNLKEDELQRAKNQLKGNLLMSLESTSGRMQNIARQEIYYGRYYSPAQIIRGIERVKMKHVYEIIEGFIDNVPKAFTVFGPADAAKLKGVV; from the coding sequence ATGTACAAAAAAGGGTATCTTGAAAATGGAACTCCGATAGTTACTGAAAAAGTGGCAGGGGTGAGGTCTGTAAGCATAGGGATATGGGTGAAAGTAGGCGCCCGCTTTGAAAGGCGTGAAAAAAACGGGATATCTCACTTCATAGAGCATATGTTTTTTAAAGGCACACAAAAACGGACTCAGGAACAAATCGCCTCAGAGATAGACTATCTTGGAGGCGATTTAAACGCATTCACCACCAGAGAAAACACTACCTATTACGTAAAAGTGCTGAAAGAACACGTCAATGAGGCTGTTGAGATTCTTGCGGATATATATATGAATTCATTGTTTAGGGAGCAAGACATTCATAAAGAACAGGAGATAATCTCTGAAGAAATAAAAATGGTGGAAGATACCCCGGACGACTATATTCACGACCTATTTTATACCGACATATGGGGACAGAGCGGGCTTGGGCTGCCTGTGCTTGGCACTCAGGAAACAGTGCGGGAAATAACAAGAAACGATATTACCTCACACTTAAGTGCTCACTATGGAACTCAGGATGTAGTCATATCCTGTGCCGGAAACATCAACCACGAGGCGATGCTGGCACTGCTTAACAGCAAAATCGGCGCCGTGCGTGCTGATTCTAATCAAGCTGCTGAAGGTAAAGTCTATGAAAAACCTCCATTTTCTGCCTCATTAAAAGTGTATAAGAAGGACTTTTCCGAGGTACATATATGTATGGGCATAGAGGGGGTAAAGCAAAACAGTACGCTTAGGTATCCGTTTCTTATTCTTAACACAATATACGGAGCCGGGGTCAGCTCTCGTTTGTTTCAGGAGGTACGTGAAAAGCGCGGGCTTGCGTACTCCATATTTTCGTTTCTATCCTCTTACAGCGATACCGGAGTCTTTGGGGTGTATGCTGCAACAGGTAAGAAAAAATATGTTGAGGTCATTGATACTATAATAAAAGAAATGGATTCGTTAAAAAATAATTTAAAAGAAGATGAGCTGCAGAGGGCAAAGAATCAGTTAAAGGGTAACCTTCTGATGAGTCTTGAGTCCACATCCGGTCGTATGCAAAACATAGCGCGGCAGGAAATCTACTACGGCAGGTACTACAGCCCTGCTCAGATTATAAGGGGCATTGAGCGCGTGAAGATGAAACATGTTTATGAAATCATAGAGGGTTTTATAGACAACGTGCCTAAAGCCTTTACGGTTTTTGGCCCAGCGGATGCCGCTAAATTAAAGGGTGTGGTTTAG